In one window of Borrelia anserina Es DNA:
- a CDS encoding flagellar filament outsheath protein — MKNNILNILFKNNPLYRGFLVCNGTKYLLEKLVVLLLLSFLLSSCIILFNYENIFFRKVFYFYSDNEVISDLRYLKEKKTLKENLDFLVKDFLLGNSKGFSLQLSTKNVKLLYSFISNDIYFINLSKEFYDSFEDGVYNDYDRLRVNLFVKSLKETIDFNYPGNVKKIVIFIEGYILNV, encoded by the coding sequence ATGAAAAATAATATTTTGAATATACTTTTTAAAAATAATCCTTTATATCGTGGTTTTCTTGTTTGTAATGGGACAAAATATTTACTTGAGAAATTAGTTGTGCTTTTATTGTTAAGTTTTCTGTTATCTTCATGTATAATCTTGTTTAATTATGAGAATATCTTTTTTAGGAAAGTATTTTATTTTTATTCTGATAATGAAGTAATTTCTGATTTGAGGTATTTAAAGGAAAAAAAAACTCTTAAAGAGAATTTGGATTTTCTAGTTAAGGATTTTCTATTAGGTAATAGCAAGGGTTTTTCTTTGCAACTTAGCACAAAGAATGTGAAACTTTTGTATTCTTTTATAAGTAATGATATATATTTTATAAATCTTTCAAAAGAGTTTTATGATTCTTTTGAAGATGGTGTTTACAATGATTATGATAGACTTAGAGTAAATTTGTTTGTCAAATCTTTAAAAGAAACAATTGATTTTAACTATCCTGGAAATGTTAAAAAAATTGTTATTTTTATTGAAGGGTATATTCTGAATGTTTAA
- a CDS encoding N-acetylmuramoyl-L-alanine amidase family protein, which produces MINLIFVSLFLDAQEIGYVNIIDSFDSKFFKFNFNIDNDILTIEHEKGHLKLKVGFEYGLSSIGYYIYVDPIILKDGEILITKRALIQIENHFRSLQSYSKPRITSIVIDPGHGGHDRGAVVTHSINNHDVTLFEKDFALTYSIHLYKILSNYFLDRNILLTRVDDVFVPLQDRSELANAIKPDFPNNVIFLSMHVNNAPNPEARGVEFWYLPQGSKREVVRNLKGYDIRGNRYLRELNDILDIKYKYESKKLAEILYETFIDVLCETKVRSIREEQWFVIKNSSMPAVLIEIGFLSNIADAMLILDYNYMSKVNVLILKSLIKFIEFYEK; this is translated from the coding sequence TTGATTAATTTGATCTTTGTCTCTTTGTTTTTAGATGCTCAGGAAATTGGTTATGTTAATATTATAGATTCATTTGATAGTAAGTTCTTTAAATTCAATTTTAACATTGATAATGATATTCTTACAATTGAACATGAGAAGGGACATCTTAAGCTTAAGGTAGGCTTTGAATATGGTCTCTCATCTATTGGTTATTATATTTATGTAGATCCTATTATTTTAAAGGATGGGGAGATCTTGATAACCAAGAGAGCTTTGATTCAGATTGAAAATCATTTTAGATCTTTGCAAAGCTACAGTAAGCCACGGATAACTTCGATAGTAATTGATCCTGGTCATGGCGGACATGATAGAGGAGCTGTTGTAACTCATAGCATAAACAATCATGATGTTACTCTCTTTGAGAAAGATTTTGCTTTAACTTATTCGATTCATCTATATAAAATCTTAAGTAATTATTTTTTAGACAGGAATATTTTGTTAACACGTGTAGATGATGTTTTTGTGCCGTTACAAGATAGGTCTGAACTTGCGAATGCAATTAAACCAGATTTTCCAAATAATGTTATATTTTTGTCAATGCATGTTAATAATGCGCCAAATCCTGAAGCTAGGGGAGTTGAGTTTTGGTATCTTCCTCAGGGTTCGAAAAGGGAAGTTGTAAGAAATTTGAAAGGATATGATATTAGAGGTAATAGATACTTAAGGGAACTTAATGATATACTGGATATTAAATATAAATATGAATCAAAGAAATTAGCTGAGATTTTATATGAGACTTTTATTGATGTTTTGTGTGAAACTAAAGTTCGATCAATTAGGGAAGAGCAATGGTTTGTGATAAAAAATAGTAGTATGCCTGCTGTGTTAATTGAAATTGGATTTTTATCTAACATTGCTGATGCTATGTTAATTTTGGACTACAATTATATGAGTAAAGTGAATGTGTTAATACTTAAGTCTTTAATTAAATTTATTGAATTTTATGAAAAATAA
- a CDS encoding DUF192 domain-containing protein, whose product MILVFLFALLFYISCAAHVYDKEIVINDTKFFVKLALDEFTRAKGYMETESINENNGMLFIFKGERNLSFWMKDTPVPLEIAYINAEGVIKEIYSLVPFSEKVVSSKYKVKYALEVPKGSFSKFKIKVGDRVNFNFDVDSLNVK is encoded by the coding sequence TTGATCTTGGTGTTTCTTTTTGCATTACTTTTTTATATATCTTGTGCTGCTCATGTATATGATAAGGAAATTGTGATCAACGATACTAAGTTTTTTGTTAAGCTGGCACTTGATGAGTTTACTAGGGCTAAAGGATATATGGAGACTGAGAGCATAAATGAAAATAATGGCATGCTTTTTATTTTTAAGGGAGAGAGAAATTTGTCTTTTTGGATGAAAGATACTCCTGTACCACTTGAAATTGCTTATATTAATGCTGAAGGTGTTATTAAGGAAATTTATAGCTTGGTTCCTTTTTCAGAAAAAGTTGTAAGTTCCAAGTATAAGGTTAAGTATGCTCTTGAGGTGCCGAAAGGTTCTTTTTCTAAATTTAAAATTAAGGTGGGTGATAGGGTAAATTTCAATTTTGATGTTGATTCTTTGAATGTGAAATAA
- the era gene encoding GTPase Era: MKSGFVSIIGRPSTGKSTLLNSICEHQISIVSSTPQTTRNKIKGIFTDKRGQIIFIDTPGFHLSKKKFNIALMNNIYSAITETELILYVIDIQDEPSTEENEILTIISKTKTNLIVVINKIDILKTKEKEIMLFLEKKGIKKDSIIKISAKKKTNIEILKDKIYENLQEGPLYYPEEYYTDQTMNLRTSEIIRGVVIKKLKEELPYSLYTEIELLEDRKNKLLIKANIIVAGESQKGIIVGKEGKGIKSIGEEARRIISKIFEKKCDLFLQVKLRKNWNKNTKLIKNLVN; this comes from the coding sequence ATGAAATCAGGATTTGTATCAATAATAGGTAGACCTTCAACAGGAAAATCCACGCTTTTAAATTCAATATGTGAACACCAAATATCTATTGTTTCATCCACACCACAAACAACTAGAAACAAAATAAAAGGAATATTTACAGATAAAAGGGGTCAAATCATTTTCATAGATACACCTGGGTTTCATTTAAGTAAAAAAAAATTCAATATAGCCCTGATGAATAATATATACTCTGCAATTACAGAAACAGAATTAATTCTTTATGTAATTGATATTCAAGACGAACCTAGCACTGAAGAAAATGAAATATTAACAATTATCAGTAAAACCAAAACTAATTTAATAGTAGTCATCAACAAAATTGATATTCTAAAAACAAAAGAAAAAGAAATAATGCTATTTTTAGAAAAAAAAGGAATAAAAAAAGATAGTATCATAAAAATTTCTGCCAAGAAAAAAACCAATATCGAAATACTTAAAGATAAAATTTATGAAAATCTTCAAGAAGGGCCCCTTTATTACCCAGAAGAATATTATACAGATCAAACAATGAACTTAAGAACTAGTGAAATAATTAGAGGTGTTGTGATTAAAAAGCTCAAAGAAGAACTACCATATTCTCTATATACAGAAATTGAACTTTTAGAAGATAGAAAAAACAAACTTCTTATTAAAGCAAATATTATTGTAGCCGGAGAGAGCCAAAAAGGAATAATAGTTGGAAAAGAAGGCAAAGGAATAAAATCAATTGGAGAAGAAGCAAGACGGATAATATCAAAAATATTTGAAAAGAAATGTGATTTATTTTTACAAGTAAAATTAAGGAAAAATTGGAATAAAAACACTAAATTAATTAAAAATTTAGTCAATTAA